The following nucleotide sequence is from bacterium.
GGACCTGGAGGCGGGCGATCACGGTCAACATCGAGGGGTCTCCTTCTCGGGGCGCGGGCGTCGCGCCCGGGGCGTCAGGCGTAGCCCCTTCCGGGGCGCATTGGAACTGGCGCGCCGGTGTCTCAGCGGCCGCCCTTGCCCGCGCCCTGCTGCTGGCGGATGCGCTCGAGCGCGCCGTCGCGACGCCACATGAAGCAGGAGTCGGGGAGGGCGGTGAGGCCGGGATGGCGCGGCGTGGCGCGTACCTTCTCGTGCCACGCGTCGGGATGCGCGGCGCGGCACTGGACGAGCGCGGGCGGCAGCATCGCGAGGGCGTCGCGCCAGGGCGCGGCCTCGGGGCCGTCGCCGAGCCCGGTGGCGATCGCGGCTGCGGCGCCGCGGGCGAGGCCGATGCCGGCGAGCGGGGCGAGCAGGGTCGCGCGATCGGTCCACGGCTCGGCGGTGAAGCGTGCGGCGGTGCGCAGACGCTCGGCCCCCGTGATCGCGGCGAGCGTGCCGGGCCAGAGGTCGGCGTCGACGCGGGCGGCCAGCTCGTGCAGGCGCGCGAAGCGCTCGGGGGCGAGGGCGTCGGCCGGCGCGTCGTTCCAGTCGAGGTCGGCGAGGCGCACGGCGACGGCGACGCGGCCCGCCGTCTCCTCGTGCGCGTCGAAGACGACGTCGCGCCGCCAGAGCGGCCGCGGCGCCGCGTGCGCGGCCCCCGGCGGGCGGCGGGCGAGGCCGGCACGCAGCGCGGCGTCCATGAAGAGCCCGAGCGTGACGAGGTGCGAGCAGCCGAGGGGGCCGCCGATCTGCTCGCGCAGCGCCGCCGAGAGCGGCCGGCCGAGCGGCGTCGCGCCGAGCGCCGTCAGGCGGCCGAGCGGATCACGGCAGCTCTCGCCGCCGGTCTCGGCCGTGGCCTCGAACGCCACCGTCGGCTGCACGGGGCGCCAGCCCACGACGGTGCCGGCGGCCGCGTCGACCGTCCACGCCAGCTCCATGTGATGGATGATGCCCATCCCCTGCATGCTGCCGCCGACGGGGAGGAAGCCGCGCGTGCGCAGATCGAGCAGGCTGCCGCGCACGTCGAGCGTGCCGTCGGGCGCGAGCGTCGCCGTGACGCTCTGGGCGCGGACGTGGACCGGCTCGCCGCCCGGCTCGGGCCGTCCCGGAGTCGTCATCGCGGCTCAGCGTGCCAGCGCGGCGCAGACGGCGAGCAGCTCGGCGCGGCGCAGGGCGCGGAACACCTTGCGGCCGCGGCCCTCGCTCTCCTGCGTGCGCTGGAGGGTGATGGCCATGGTCGCGGAGCGGTTGCCGTCGGCGCTCGCGGCGGCGAACTGCGTGTAGCCGAAGGTGTTGCCGGTGTGGCCGTACACCGTCCCGCAGCGGGTGGCGTAGCGGAACAGCGCGAGGCCCGCGGCGTTGCGGCCCGGCCCGCGCGGCTCGGAGCCGCCGCCGCGCACGAAGCGGCGCTGCTCCGCCTGCACGGCGGGGCCGAACAGCGCGCCGCCGACGTAGCCGCGGATGAAGCGGTTCAGGTCCGCCGGCGTCGACACGATGCCGCCCGAAGCCCAGGCCCAGCCGGCGGCGAGGAGCTCGCTCGCGTCGTCGTACGTGCCGTCCTCGAGATCGTAGCCGTGGAGGAACGGCGCCGGCATCGCGGGGCCGACGGGCAGCGAGGTCGCGACCAGGCCGAGCGGCGCGGCCACCAGGTCGGCGAGCGCCGTCTGGTAGGAGCCTTCGGTCACCGCCTCCGCGATGAGCCCGACGATGATGTTGTCGGAGTTCGAGTAGTGGTAGCGGCCCTGGTTCTTGAGCGGCGCGTCCTGCACGAAGTCGAGCAGTCGGCGCGGAGGCGGCGCCACGTCGAGCGACTTGCGGATCGCGTCCTGTGCGGCCTGCGTGCTGATGAAGTCGGGGACGCCGCTCGTATGGTTCAGGAGCTGGCGCAGCGTGACGCCGTGCCACTGTGCCGGCAGATCGGGGCGCCGCTGGCCGATCGTATCGTCGAGCCCGAGCCGCCCCTGCTGCACCAGCGACAGCGCGACGGCGCCGCTGAACGCCTTCGTCACGCTGGCGATGCGCATGTGGTCGGTCGCGACCGGCGGCCGGCCGTCGGCGACGTCGGCGACGCCGGCCGTGTGCACCACGAGGTCGGCGCCGCGCTGGACGAGGGCGATGACGCCCGGCGGCCCCTCGCGCATCGCCACGAGCTTCTGGAGCGCGCGATCGAGCGCCGCGTCGGCCCGCGCGGCGGAGGCGGCGCCGGCCGGCGTCGCGAGGAGGAAGAGGGCGGCGGCCGCGCCGACGACGAAGCGGATCATCCCGCTCGTTGTCCCGATTCGCGCCGATGCGGTCAAACCGCGCCGCTCAGGACGCCGGGAGCAGCGCGCCGCGCACGCCACGGACCACGAGGTCGACGCCGATGGCGAGGATCAGGAAGCCGAGGATGCGGTTCATGGCCCCGATCGCGTTGACGCTGATCGACCGGACGACGACGTCCGACCAGCGCAGGCACACCCAGGTGAGAAGCCCCAGCGCCACGAAGCCGGCGAGGTAGCCGCCGTACGCCAGCGGCGTGTTGCCGTAGGACACGAGCCCGACGGCGAGGCTCATGGCCCCGGGGCCGGAGAGGATCGGCGTCGCCATCGGCGTGAGGGAGATGTCGTCCTTGTCCTGCGCCGCCTCGTGCTCGCGCGCCGTCACGCGGCTGTCGTTGCCGAGCATGGCCCAGGCGGTGCGCGCGACGAGGACGCCGCCGGCGATGCGCAGGTCGTTCAGCGTGATGCCGAAGAAGGTGAGGATGTACTCGCCCGCGAGCAGCGCGATGACGAGGATCAGGACCGCGTAGAGCGAGGACTTGAGGGCCTGCCGATGGCGGTAGCCCGCGGAGTCGTCCTGGGTGAGGGCGTAGAACATCGGCGCGTGTCCGATGGGGTTCAGCATCGGGAACATGGCTGCGAAGGAGATGCCGAAGGCGGTGGCGAACTCGTGCATCGGCTCCTTCATGGCACACCCGCGGGCGCGCTTTCACGCCGGCCCCGGCCGCACGTGCTAGGACCGAGGTCATGGTGGTCGTGGTCATGGGACCCGCGGGGGCGGGCAAGACGACGGTGG
It contains:
- a CDS encoding DUF2889 domain-containing protein: MTTPGRPEPGGEPVHVRAQSVTATLAPDGTLDVRGSLLDLRTRGFLPVGGSMQGMGIIHHMELAWTVDAAAGTVVGWRPVQPTVAFEATAETGGESCRDPLGRLTALGATPLGRPLSAALREQIGGPLGCSHLVTLGLFMDAALRAGLARRPPGAAHAAPRPLWRRDVVFDAHEETAGRVAVAVRLADLDWNDAPADALAPERFARLHELAARVDADLWPGTLAAITGAERLRTAARFTAEPWTDRATLLAPLAGIGLARGAAAAIATGLGDGPEAAPWRDALAMLPPALVQCRAAHPDAWHEKVRATPRHPGLTALPDSCFMWRRDGALERIRQQQGAGKGGR
- a CDS encoding beta-lactamase family protein codes for the protein MIRFVVGAAAALFLLATPAGAASAARADAALDRALQKLVAMREGPPGVIALVQRGADLVVHTAGVADVADGRPPVATDHMRIASVTKAFSGAVALSLVQQGRLGLDDTIGQRRPDLPAQWHGVTLRQLLNHTSGVPDFISTQAAQDAIRKSLDVAPPPRRLLDFVQDAPLKNQGRYHYSNSDNIIVGLIAEAVTEGSYQTALADLVAAPLGLVATSLPVGPAMPAPFLHGYDLEDGTYDDASELLAAGWAWASGGIVSTPADLNRFIRGYVGGALFGPAVQAEQRRFVRGGGSEPRGPGRNAAGLALFRYATRCGTVYGHTGNTFGYTQFAAASADGNRSATMAITLQRTQESEGRGRKVFRALRRAELLAVCAALAR
- a CDS encoding NAAT family transporter, encoding MHEFATAFGISFAAMFPMLNPIGHAPMFYALTQDDSAGYRHRQALKSSLYAVLILVIALLAGEYILTFFGITLNDLRIAGGVLVARTAWAMLGNDSRVTAREHEAAQDKDDISLTPMATPILSGPGAMSLAVGLVSYGNTPLAYGGYLAGFVALGLLTWVCLRWSDVVVRSISVNAIGAMNRILGFLILAIGVDLVVRGVRGALLPAS